The following coding sequences lie in one Methanohalophilus levihalophilus genomic window:
- the pylB gene encoding methylornithine synthase PylB, translating into MLKDMSREELDNFAESIINGQKLSDDNLRNLLNIEDDENLEKLYSVARAIRDHNFGNKVFLYSFVYFSTYCKNNCAFCYYNCKNDIDRYRLTPDEIEKVCEALKDDPIHMVDLTMGEDPYYHNHPERLVEAVRRVKEIVGLPIMVSPGVVENDVLEELRENGADFLALYQETYDPELYAKLRVGQSYKKRIDCRNHARKTGMCIEDGILTEVEPDNESTFKSLRGLENTNPDMVRVMTFVPQEGTPLEEKVPGSSKSELKIIAILRLMFPDRLIPASLDLEGIDGMVHRLNAGANVVTSIIPSGSSLEGVVNYDRDLAERDRDAHSVVKRLESMGMEPAKQEDFNMILMSR; encoded by the coding sequence ATGTTAAAGGATATGAGCCGGGAAGAACTTGACAACTTTGCAGAATCCATCATAAACGGGCAAAAGCTGTCAGATGACAACCTGCGCAACCTCCTTAATATTGAAGATGATGAAAACCTCGAGAAACTCTATTCCGTTGCAAGAGCAATAAGGGATCATAATTTTGGGAACAAGGTTTTCCTGTACAGTTTTGTCTATTTTTCCACTTACTGCAAAAACAATTGCGCATTCTGCTACTATAATTGCAAAAACGATATTGATAGATATCGCCTCACGCCAGATGAAATAGAAAAGGTGTGCGAAGCACTCAAGGATGATCCTATCCACATGGTTGACCTTACCATGGGAGAAGACCCTTACTACCACAACCATCCTGAAAGGCTCGTTGAAGCCGTCAGAAGGGTAAAAGAAATAGTCGGCCTTCCGATAATGGTTTCCCCGGGAGTTGTTGAGAATGATGTGCTTGAAGAATTGAGGGAGAATGGCGCGGATTTCCTTGCCCTGTATCAGGAAACCTATGACCCTGAACTTTACGCTAAACTCAGGGTTGGTCAATCCTATAAAAAACGTATTGATTGCCGAAATCATGCCCGGAAAACCGGAATGTGTATTGAGGACGGCATCCTGACAGAAGTTGAACCTGACAACGAATCCACATTCAAATCCCTAAGAGGTTTGGAGAACACTAATCCGGACATGGTCAGGGTAATGACTTTTGTACCGCAGGAAGGGACACCCCTTGAGGAAAAAGTTCCGGGCTCGAGCAAATCCGAACTGAAGATTATAGCCATTTTAAGACTTATGTTCCCGGACCGTCTGATTCCCGCATCGCTTGATCTGGAAGGAATCGATGGAATGGTTCACCGCCTCAATGCCGGAGCAAACGTTGTTACTTCTATCATACCCTCAGGATCATCCCTTGAGGGTGTTGTTAACTACGACAGGGATTTGGCCGAGAGAGACAGGGACGCCCACAGCGTTGTTAAAAGACTTGAATCCATGGGAATGGAGCCTGCGAAACAGGAAGATTTCAACATGATACTGATGAGTCGGTAG
- a CDS encoding undecaprenyl-diphosphate phosphatase, giving the protein MLSLMEAIVVGLIQGMAEWLPVSSEGLVSLVLINVFGRSPGEAISLSIWLHGGTLAAATVYFRTELMRILPGIPPYFKALFMKEKKDPLIDFLAVATVISGAIGAPLLLYVSGLSSFSGSIMTGVIGILLIITGLLQRKAKNGLGGRHDPKFDDGVIAGVAQGLAALPGVSRSGFTISALLLRGYSASTAIELSFLMSIPAVMIAMVGIMATGSIEVDQGALVALLCAFVSGYITISLFLKLAAKIDFSTFCIALGLLSILAAGV; this is encoded by the coding sequence ATGCTAAGTCTCATGGAAGCTATTGTTGTCGGTCTCATTCAAGGAATGGCTGAATGGCTTCCTGTAAGCAGTGAAGGCTTGGTATCTCTTGTTCTCATCAATGTCTTTGGCAGATCTCCCGGAGAAGCAATATCCCTTTCAATATGGCTTCATGGTGGCACGCTGGCAGCTGCTACGGTGTATTTCCGTACAGAACTTATGCGAATCCTGCCCGGAATTCCGCCCTATTTCAAAGCTCTTTTCATGAAGGAAAAGAAAGATCCGCTTATTGACTTCCTGGCAGTTGCAACTGTCATTTCAGGAGCAATCGGTGCTCCACTGCTTCTATATGTATCTGGCTTGTCTTCATTTTCAGGTTCAATAATGACCGGAGTTATCGGTATTCTCCTGATAATTACCGGCTTACTCCAGAGAAAAGCAAAAAATGGATTGGGTGGCAGACATGATCCAAAGTTTGATGATGGCGTTATTGCAGGTGTTGCTCAGGGACTTGCAGCCCTTCCAGGTGTCAGCAGGTCCGGATTTACCATCTCTGCTCTCCTGCTTCGAGGATATTCCGCATCCACAGCAATTGAGCTAAGCTTCCTGATGAGTATTCCTGCAGTAATGATTGCCATGGTGGGCATCATGGCTACTGGTAGCATCGAAGTGGATCAGGGTGCGCTTGTAGCTCTATTATGTGCTTTTGTTTCCGGGTATATTACAATAAGCCTGTTCCTGAAACTGGCAGCGAAAATAGATTTCTCTACGTTTTGTATTGCTTTAGGTCTCCTCAGCATACTGGCTGCCGGGGTATAA
- the pylC gene encoding 3-methylornithine--L-lysine ligase PylC: MNTICLIGGKLQGFEVAYLAHKAGMEVVLVDKNPRALIRNVVDQTFCFDITKQPEKLVDLSREFSAIIPTNENLDSILFLKKIASELHCPLLFDFDAYHVSMDKKRSKEYFSSIDVPTPFDKPSKPPYFVKPPCMSSSIGARIVETEEELAEIDPDMLVEEYVTGPVISLEVVGNGQDYAVGQQTQVHIDDVYDCHKVTPMETDGNFREISYQLAKNLNLKGIMDVEAIASQSGIRVIEIDARFPSQTPTVVYHSSGINLLTWLMDAFCKEVPDVKPQTLKHCVYEHLMIDDGNLTPTGEHLFSEGEDYFRLFEDEEIEIFKSTGKYTIYTLICTGESPDKVENNHNKAIEIIRKDMEK; the protein is encoded by the coding sequence ATGAATACAATATGCCTGATAGGGGGCAAGTTGCAAGGCTTCGAAGTAGCCTATCTTGCTCACAAAGCCGGGATGGAAGTTGTCCTGGTGGACAAAAATCCCAGAGCATTGATACGTAACGTCGTAGACCAGACATTCTGTTTTGATATAACAAAGCAACCTGAGAAACTCGTTGACCTTTCCCGGGAATTTTCTGCAATTATTCCCACGAACGAGAACCTCGATAGCATCCTTTTCCTGAAAAAAATTGCTTCAGAACTTCACTGCCCCTTGCTTTTTGATTTTGATGCATATCACGTCAGCATGGACAAAAAACGATCAAAGGAATATTTCTCATCCATAGATGTACCAACACCCTTTGACAAACCTTCGAAACCCCCATATTTTGTAAAACCTCCTTGCATGAGTAGCAGCATTGGAGCAAGGATCGTTGAAACCGAAGAAGAGCTGGCAGAGATTGATCCAGACATGCTAGTTGAGGAATATGTAACCGGCCCGGTAATTTCCCTTGAAGTCGTGGGAAACGGGCAGGATTATGCAGTCGGCCAGCAGACACAGGTACACATTGATGATGTATATGACTGCCACAAAGTAACCCCGATGGAGACTGATGGGAATTTCAGGGAAATCAGCTACCAGCTTGCCAAAAACCTGAACCTGAAAGGCATAATGGATGTGGAAGCAATCGCTTCACAATCAGGCATCAGGGTAATTGAAATTGATGCGAGATTCCCCAGCCAGACACCAACAGTTGTCTACCACAGCAGTGGCATTAACCTGCTTACCTGGCTGATGGACGCATTCTGCAAAGAAGTCCCTGACGTTAAACCTCAAACTCTCAAACATTGCGTTTACGAACATCTGATGATTGACGACGGTAACCTGACACCCACAGGGGAACATTTGTTTTCGGAAGGTGAGGACTACTTCCGCCTTTTTGAGGATGAAGAAATTGAGATCTTCAAGTCAACCGGCAAATACACTATTTACACTTTGATTTGCACAGGCGAGTCTCCAGACAAAGTCGAAAATAATCACAACAAAGCTATTGAGATCATCAGGAAAGACATGGAAAAGTAA
- the mtbA gene encoding methylcobamide:CoM methyltransferase MtbA, translating to MVEYTPKERLARVFAREEVDRMPAICVTQTGTVEQMDACGAAWPEAHEDPELMAKLAEAGHTVVGWEAVRVPFDITAEAEFFGCGIKPSTRVQQPSVISHVINSADDLESHKDYDVTTGRIGEVLKAVKILADKYGEELPIIGSMIGPFSLAQHLTGDSWFMSIMTDEEFGLAVMDFTTEFSIKYALAQVENGADTFVIIDPTASYSLIGADFYKKFVVPFHAKLIDALHEKGVPSVLHICGDTTPGLSLMETCGVDAISVDQNVDMAAAVANVEKALIVGNLDPVSMLWNSGEENVAAIREESKKVLEAGVALLGPGCGTVSQTPTVNLQAMIEETKNWTY from the coding sequence ATGGTTGAATACACACCAAAAGAGAGATTAGCACGCGTATTTGCACGTGAAGAAGTTGACAGGATGCCTGCAATCTGTGTCACACAGACAGGTACAGTCGAGCAGATGGATGCATGTGGTGCAGCATGGCCAGAAGCACACGAAGACCCAGAACTTATGGCAAAACTTGCAGAAGCAGGTCACACAGTTGTAGGTTGGGAAGCAGTACGTGTTCCTTTCGACATCACTGCTGAAGCAGAATTCTTCGGCTGTGGCATCAAGCCAAGTACAAGAGTACAACAGCCATCCGTTATCAGCCACGTTATCAACAGCGCAGATGACCTTGAAAGCCACAAGGACTACGATGTAACAACCGGCAGGATCGGAGAAGTTCTCAAAGCAGTCAAGATCCTCGCTGACAAATATGGAGAAGAACTTCCAATCATTGGCAGTATGATCGGTCCTTTCTCCCTCGCACAGCACCTCACCGGGGACTCCTGGTTCATGAGCATCATGACCGACGAGGAATTCGGTCTGGCTGTCATGGACTTCACAACCGAATTCAGCATCAAATACGCACTTGCACAGGTCGAGAACGGCGCAGACACCTTCGTAATCATTGACCCAACCGCAAGTTACTCACTTATCGGTGCAGATTTCTACAAGAAATTTGTCGTACCTTTCCACGCAAAGCTTATTGACGCACTCCACGAGAAGGGTGTACCATCCGTACTCCACATCTGTGGTGACACAACCCCTGGTCTTTCCCTCATGGAAACCTGTGGTGTCGATGCAATCAGTGTTGACCAGAATGTCGATATGGCAGCAGCTGTAGCAAACGTTGAGAAAGCACTTATCGTTGGTAACCTCGACCCTGTAAGCATGCTCTGGAACTCCGGTGAAGAGAATGTTGCTGCAATCAGGGAAGAATCAAAGAAAGTTCTGGAAGCTGGCGTTGCTCTCCTCGGCCCAGGCTGTGGAACTGTAAGCCAGACCCCAACAGTCAACCTTCAGGCAATGATTGAAGAAACAAAGAACTGGACCTACTAA
- the pylS gene encoding pyrrolysine--tRNA(Pyl) ligase, with protein sequence MERKTLDALIKDNGVWLSRNGLLHGVRDFKVSTKFIHITTDCGKAFTVRNSRRSRGARMLRYNKYRKACKHCKPSDELITRFVKKEFNKKSEARVISSTPAPKKKPKPASTVVKSVVNTNAEPSVSAPAPEKKPEEQKGVSYTDSQKERIKALLTPADDMSFPEGLPEFKELESMLVKKRREELRKMYEENREHGLARLERKISMFFVERGFAEVRTSILIPQEYIERMGITEEDPLSKQIFRVDNKTCLRPMLAPGLYNYLRKFDKVLPDPIRIFEIGTCYRKESDGSAHLEEFTMLNFCQMGSGCNRENLIKIIDELLDFLGIEYEIEGDSCMVYGDTIDIMHGDLELSSAVVGPIDQDIDWGVNKPWMGAGFGLERLLKVKHKYSNIKRGSRSETYYNGINLNLR encoded by the coding sequence ATGGAAAGAAAAACCCTGGATGCACTGATAAAAGACAATGGAGTGTGGCTATCACGCAATGGCCTACTGCATGGTGTCAGGGATTTCAAAGTGTCTACGAAGTTCATTCATATCACAACTGATTGTGGAAAAGCATTTACCGTCCGGAATTCACGCAGGAGCCGCGGTGCAAGAATGCTCCGCTACAATAAGTATCGTAAGGCTTGCAAGCACTGCAAACCTTCTGACGAACTTATCACTCGTTTTGTCAAAAAGGAATTTAACAAAAAGAGCGAAGCTCGTGTCATTTCTTCAACTCCTGCACCAAAGAAGAAACCAAAACCTGCTTCAACAGTCGTCAAGTCTGTTGTTAATACAAATGCAGAACCTTCTGTGAGTGCACCCGCTCCGGAAAAGAAACCCGAAGAGCAAAAAGGTGTTTCTTACACAGATTCACAAAAAGAGAGGATTAAAGCCCTTCTGACTCCAGCAGATGATATGTCATTCCCCGAAGGACTTCCTGAATTTAAGGAACTTGAATCCATGCTTGTGAAAAAGCGAAGGGAAGAACTCAGGAAAATGTATGAAGAAAACAGGGAACATGGCCTTGCCCGGCTTGAGCGCAAAATTAGCATGTTCTTTGTAGAACGTGGATTTGCGGAAGTCAGGACATCCATACTCATCCCGCAGGAGTATATTGAAAGGATGGGAATTACGGAAGAAGACCCCCTCTCGAAACAGATTTTCCGTGTCGATAACAAAACCTGCCTGCGCCCAATGCTGGCACCCGGATTATACAACTACCTGCGCAAATTCGATAAAGTACTGCCCGATCCAATACGGATATTTGAAATTGGCACATGCTACCGCAAAGAATCCGATGGTAGCGCACACCTGGAAGAATTTACGATGCTAAACTTTTGCCAGATGGGATCTGGATGTAATCGTGAGAACCTTATTAAAATCATTGATGAATTACTTGATTTCCTCGGAATCGAATATGAAATCGAAGGAGACAGTTGCATGGTTTATGGCGATACCATTGACATCATGCATGGTGACCTTGAACTTTCATCTGCTGTTGTGGGCCCAATCGATCAGGACATTGACTGGGGCGTAAACAAGCCCTGGATGGGAGCAGGATTCGGACTGGAACGGTTGCTTAAAGTCAAGCACAAGTACAGCAACATCAAACGTGGAAGCAGGTCTGAGACATACTATAATGGAATTAACCTGAACCTGAGGTAA
- the pylD gene encoding 3-methylornithyl-N6-L-lysine dehydrogenase PylD — translation MALLTPEDLEDLLDKLNHNNDIIRKDTGMDIAEICHAIYGTNPGNERVGIIPITAGNGIISTFSASLLAITEYFGMDGFITEHADITGYHEAIKGNADIILMADDHIFIAHNLRNGKIATNHVCTGVVYAEIASQYLHADSKEILVIGMGRVGYAGAEHLVNKGFTVYACDPDRKIMEKAKEELGVIPYNCNGTKKFSMVLEATPNPNTISEGMVAERCLVSTPGIPCGLPEDIGSRDHVDLVMEPLVIGVAAMLYSVL, via the coding sequence ATGGCATTACTTACACCGGAGGATCTTGAAGATCTTCTGGATAAACTCAACCACAACAATGATATCATCAGGAAGGATACTGGCATGGATATTGCGGAAATCTGCCATGCTATTTACGGAACAAATCCCGGGAATGAGAGAGTTGGAATCATACCAATTACAGCTGGAAACGGGATTATTAGCACTTTTTCAGCATCATTGCTGGCTATTACTGAATACTTTGGAATGGATGGATTCATCACCGAACATGCGGACATTACCGGATACCATGAAGCAATCAAGGGAAATGCCGACATAATTCTCATGGCTGATGATCATATTTTCATTGCCCACAACCTTCGCAACGGGAAGATTGCCACAAACCACGTTTGCACAGGAGTGGTTTATGCGGAAATTGCCTCGCAATACCTCCACGCAGACTCAAAAGAAATACTTGTAATCGGCATGGGAAGGGTTGGATATGCAGGAGCCGAGCATCTGGTAAACAAGGGATTCACAGTCTATGCATGCGATCCGGACAGGAAAATCATGGAAAAAGCGAAGGAAGAACTTGGGGTAATACCGTACAACTGCAATGGTACGAAAAAATTCTCAATGGTTCTTGAAGCAACACCAAATCCAAATACAATTTCTGAAGGAATGGTTGCAGAAAGGTGTCTTGTATCCACCCCGGGTATTCCCTGTGGGCTTCCAGAGGATATTGGAAGCCGGGATCACGTTGATCTTGTAATGGAACCCCTGGTTATAGGGGTAGCTGCAATGCTCTATTCAGTTCTCTGA